A stretch of the Clostridium sp. 'White wine YQ' genome encodes the following:
- a CDS encoding 2'-5' RNA ligase family protein: MRYYLVALFDDESYKQIEPIQKSISKKHRLYRNLPTLHITLEIIEDPNIEKLDAVLTKIINPYKRFKVELKDIICFNEPHKSVNLKVEKKGYISRLSRNINDTLKLHGFNVRDNIEYWDLHVSLANTNFAQREWKKNEYELACSTAKTQGFYDMAKIDRIELWKPVNNKKEMVIKSYKLKSY, translated from the coding sequence ATGAGGTATTATCTAGTAGCATTATTTGATGATGAGTCATATAAACAAATTGAACCTATTCAAAAGAGTATTTCTAAGAAACATAGGTTATACAGAAATCTTCCTACGCTTCATATAACTTTGGAAATTATCGAAGACCCAAATATTGAAAAGTTAGATGCAGTTTTAACGAAAATTATAAATCCATATAAGAGATTTAAGGTAGAACTTAAGGATATAATTTGTTTTAATGAACCTCATAAATCTGTTAATCTTAAGGTGGAGAAAAAAGGATATATAAGTAGATTATCTAGAAACATAAATGATACACTAAAACTCCATGGTTTTAATGTTAGAGATAATATTGAATATTGGGATCTTCACGTATCCTTAGCAAATACAAACTTCGCTCAAAGAGAATGGAAAAAGAATGAGTATGAATTAGCTTGTAGTACTGCAAAGACTCAAGGGTTCTACGATATGGCTAAAATTGATAGAATTGAATTATGGAAGCCAGTAAATAATAAGAAAGAAATGGTTATAAAATCTTATAAATTGAAAAGTTACTAA